A genomic segment from Rhizoctonia solani chromosome 11, complete sequence encodes:
- a CDS encoding Retrotransposon-derived protein PEG10 has protein sequence MKLEPTTAALLEAILALTNQVGSLQAQISSQGQQLAELKAICKESANLLGNKDQGKQTQPGPSTGPTTPPTHTGGETNTPGTVRPGLKAPFRPSRGTGFDSEEEEEPRRTPKKEPMGTPKRSLSSLTPFDSGSSVKRPKMELPNPYKGDTRGRKATQWLDWMMLWVALHRDQFDKEEQMVVWILYHMTDKAADWALPLIGAIIKGKGNPPTTIPALTAKFKEAFADPDAKRAAARKIAALTQTTTTSEYVTKFRNLMAELDWNEEAYIAQFTRSLHWKVKELLSTNDNIPNKLEAIFAASIKIDNTCWENKENRPKKAPTKSLVTAASTSTTTTQRVRLSEDPNYVTPEERDRRRASGLCVKCSQKGHGIKQCPNGWKATIKEVAKIAEEELGKE, from the coding sequence ATGAAACTGGAGCCGAccactgccgctctccttgaggctatcctTGCCCTCACAaaccaagttgggtccttgcaagcccaaatttcatctcaaggccaacagcttgcggagcttaaagccatatgcaaggaatcTGCCAACCTccttggcaacaaggaccaagggaaacaaacccagcctggcccatcgactgggcctaccACCCCTCCAACCCacacaggaggggaaaccaaCACTCCAGgtacggttaggcctggactcaaggccccatttaGGCCATCAAGAGGCACAGGGTTTgactctgaggaagaagaggagccaaGAAGAACCCCCAAGAAGGAGCCTATGGGAACGCCTAAACGCTccctcagctccctcaccccctttgattccGGGTCCTCAGTAAaacggcccaaaatggaattACCCAATCCCTACAAGGGGGACACTAGGGGAAGGAAGGCCACTCAATGGCTTGATtggatgatgctctgggttgcccttcatagggaccaatttgacaaagaagagcagatggttgtgtggatactataccacatgacagacaaggcagccGATTGGGCACTTCCCCTCATAggggcaatcatcaagggcaagggtaacccgccaaccaccatcccggccttaacggccaaattcaaagaagcctttgcagatccagacgcaaagcgggcggccgccaggaaaattgctgcgcttactcagaccaccaccacgtctgagtacgtcaccaagttccgcaatcttatggcagaacttgactggaatgaagaggcgtacattgcccaattcacacgcagccttcactggaaggttaaagaactcctgtccaccaatgACAATATCCCCAACAAACTGGAGGctatatttgccgcctccatcaagattgacaacacctgttgggagaacaaggagaaccggcCAAAAAAGGCACCCACTAAGTCCCTGGTCACAGcggcctccacctccaccactaccactcaacgggtccgcctatcgGAAGACCCTAATTACGTTACCccagaggaaagggaccgtcGCCGCGCGTcaggcctttgtgtcaagtgcagtcaaaaagggcatggcatcaaacagtgccctaaCGGCTGGAAAGCAACTATCAAAGAGGTTGCCAAGATAGCTGAGGaggaattgggaaaagaataa